A segment of the Gemmatimonadota bacterium genome:
ATGAAATACGCGCGCGACGATTGTATTTATACCGAAGAGCAGGTACGCGCGATTGGAACGGTTGCGTTTGACGAAGCCCGACGTCTCGGCACCGGGATGACCCATGTCCACAAATCGAATGTGCTGGCGACATCCCGGCTTTGGGACGCGATTATCGAAGATATGGCAAAAGAATACGACGATGTCGAATACGTGTCGATTATCGTCGATAACGCAGCTTTTCAACTCGTCAGAGACCCCACGCAATTCAATGGGGTTATGCTTTTGGAAAATATGCAGGGCGATATTTTGACCGATCAGGCGGGTGGTTTGCTCGGTTCTCTCGGTTTGATACCTTCGGCGTGTATGGGGCCTGAAAAGGGCTATGTGGAACCGGCACACGGCTCAGCACCCGATATCGCGGGACAAAATATCGCCAATCCCTATTCGATGATTGGCAGTATTGCATTTTTGCTGGATAAATGTCTGGGTCTCAAAGAAGAGTCCGACGCTTTGTGGAACGCTATGTTCGATATTCTCGAGAGAGGATATGCCACTTCTGAACTCGCTTCAGAAATAACCGATCCGAAAAATGTTCTTTCGACCAGTGATTTTGGCGATATGGTCGTCGATATTTTGAGTAATTAAAGGAGATTTCCCATGAGCAATATCATCGCTTTTATCGGTACCTATACTCGCACTGGCAGCAAGGGTATTTACGTTCACCGATTCAATACCGAGACCGGTGAACTCACTCCGGCGAATAGCATCGAGAGTGAGAATCCGACATTTCTCGCCATTCATCCCAATGGGCGCTTTCTCTATGCGGTCAATGAGATCAGTGAATACAATGGCGAGAGCGCGGGGGCGATTAGCGCGTATGCCATTGATGTAGAAGCCGCAGATCTCGCGTTTATCAACCGGCAATCGACAGTAGGCACTGGTCCCTGTCATTTGAATATCGATGCGACGGGTCGCTATGCTGTGGTGGCAAATTACGGTGGGGGTAGCACCTGTATGTTGCCCATTGGGGAAGATGGTGCGTTGGGCGAAGCGTCGGATTTTATTCAGCACGAGGGCAGTAGTGTCAATCCGCAACGACAGCAAGGTCCCCACGCCCATTCTGCGAATATTTCGCCGGATAACAGACGGGTTTATGTCGCTGATCTCGGTTTGGATAAGGTGTTGATTTTTGAGCTCGATCTCCAGAACGGCAAACTCCTTGAGAATGATCCGCCATCCGTCTCTGTTGCGCCCGGTGAGGGACCGCGTCATTTTGCTTTTCACCCTGGGGGACAATACGCCTATCTGATCAATGAAATCGGAAATACTGTCAATGCGTACGCCTATGATGCAGAGTCCGGCGCGTTGACTGAGTTGCAGTCTATCGCCACGTTGCCCGGGGATTTTTCAGATACGAGCCATACGGCGGATGTTCACGTTTCATCCGATGGCAAGTTTGTGTATGGATCAAATCGCGGTCACGATAGTGTCGCCATTTTTGCTGTTGACGAGTCCAGCGGTCACTTGACGCCGGTCGATATTCACTCCACTGGAGGAGAAACGCCTCGCAATATCGCGCTTTCGCCCGATGGCAATTTCTTACTCGCAGAGAATCAAAGCAGTGATACGATTGTTTCTTTTGCCATTGACCGCGAGACCGGGAAATTGACAGAGACACGGCATGTCGCGGAAGTGCCTATGCCCGTTTGCCTGAAATTTTTGGGGTAGAAAGAGGGGATTACAATGTCCGGTGATCGTCCAAATGTGCTTTTGATTATGACGGATCAGCAACCGGTATCGACTATCGGTTGTTATGGGAATTCGGTTGTTCAAACACCCGCGCAAGACCGCCTGGCACGCGAGGGCATGCGGTTTGATAATTTTTATATTGCGGCGTTTCCGTGTACGCCGTCTCGGGCGACGTATTTGACCGGGCGCTATACGCACAACCACGGGGTGATGACCAATAATGTGGAATTAGACGATGCGTTGCCGTCAATTGGCAATACATTTCGCGATGCGGGCTATCAAACCGCGTGGGTTGGCAAGTGGCATTTGGGGGGAAATATGTATCGCGGGCTTACAGGGCGCGGTCCGTTTGACGATTGCTGGGTGCAAAAGCGGGTGGATAGTGCGCGCGATTTTGAGTTTGTACAGGTGGAGGGCGGTACGGGCGAGGATGAATCTCGCAGTGGATTTGATCACTGGGTTGGGGGATGGAAGCATTTCAAAGCGTATTTGCAGACGACTGATTTGCCCGATGAGGTTAAAAATTTGCCTCGCGTGGGCAATCATCAGGCAGCGCCGAGTGCCCCAGACCGGGAGCACAGCGTGAGTTTGTTGGGAGAGGATCACCACATGGCGCACTTTTTTGCCGATGAGATGGTGACGTTTCTCAATGCTAATCGGGATAATTCATTTTGTGCGGTGTTGTCTTTTTACGGACCGCATTTGCCCGTTTGCCCGCCTGAACCCTGGGATTCGATGTACGATTTGGACGATGTAGCCCTGCCCGATAATTACGATGCGCCATTGGAGGATAAGCCGCGTTTTCAATGGGATAATGCCCGCACTTATGTGCGCGATGTCTGGTCGAGAGATGAGGTGCGAGATTATGTTCGGCGTTATTGGGGGTATGTGAGTTATATCGACGCACAAATAGAGCGGGTGCTCAATGCGCTGGATGCCAATGGGCAGGCGGAGAATACGATTGTGATGTTTGTGTCGGATCACGGCGATATGGTGGGACAGTTTGGGATGGTGTATAAGTTGACGTATTGTGGGTATGATACGTTGATGAAGGTGCCGTGTTTGGTGCGGTGGCCCGGGCGAATTGAGGCGGGGTCTGTGAACATGTCTTTGAATAGCAGTGTG
Coding sequences within it:
- a CDS encoding 3-isopropylmalate dehydrogenase, with product MKKTLAVLEGDGIGPEIMREGIKALRTIEKKFDHEFVLEYAPFGAASYFDEGSPFPDETKALCDRADAIIKGPVGLSIEETKKIPQELRPELGAILPLRKRFNTYANYRPVRLPKSLASFSPLRDSVIGEGIDILMIRELVGGIYFGEKEEGTATGMKYARDDCIYTEEQVRAIGTVAFDEARRLGTGMTHVHKSNVLATSRLWDAIIEDMAKEYDDVEYVSIIVDNAAFQLVRDPTQFNGVMLLENMQGDILTDQAGGLLGSLGLIPSACMGPEKGYVEPAHGSAPDIAGQNIANPYSMIGSIAFLLDKCLGLKEESDALWNAMFDILERGYATSELASEITDPKNVLSTSDFGDMVVDILSN
- a CDS encoding lactonase family protein — encoded protein: MSNIIAFIGTYTRTGSKGIYVHRFNTETGELTPANSIESENPTFLAIHPNGRFLYAVNEISEYNGESAGAISAYAIDVEAADLAFINRQSTVGTGPCHLNIDATGRYAVVANYGGGSTCMLPIGEDGALGEASDFIQHEGSSVNPQRQQGPHAHSANISPDNRRVYVADLGLDKVLIFELDLQNGKLLENDPPSVSVAPGEGPRHFAFHPGGQYAYLINEIGNTVNAYAYDAESGALTELQSIATLPGDFSDTSHTADVHVSSDGKFVYGSNRGHDSVAIFAVDESSGHLTPVDIHSTGGETPRNIALSPDGNFLLAENQSSDTIVSFAIDRETGKLTETRHVAEVPMPVCLKFLG
- a CDS encoding sulfatase-like hydrolase/transferase, giving the protein MSGDRPNVLLIMTDQQPVSTIGCYGNSVVQTPAQDRLAREGMRFDNFYIAAFPCTPSRATYLTGRYTHNHGVMTNNVELDDALPSIGNTFRDAGYQTAWVGKWHLGGNMYRGLTGRGPFDDCWVQKRVDSARDFEFVQVEGGTGEDESRSGFDHWVGGWKHFKAYLQTTDLPDEVKNLPRVGNHQAAPSAPDREHSVSLLGEDHHMAHFFADEMVTFLNANRDNSFCAVLSFYGPHLPVCPPEPWDSMYDLDDVALPDNYDAPLEDKPRFQWDNARTYVRDVWSRDEVRDYVRRYWGYVSYIDAQIERVLNALDANGQAENTIVMFVSDHGDMVGQFGMVYKLTYCGYDTLMKVPCLVRWPGRIEAGSVNMSLNSSVDVMPTLLDLAGVDIPEGVDGESIGGVLKGERDVAREEIFTDLMNRGVMIRQGAWKFVLNWKPLSGGVRDLDELYNLADDPHEEHNLAYRDRARAASMRDRILSWLEETGHPYVNTIREQALREPS